Proteins from a single region of Orcinus orca chromosome 20, mOrcOrc1.1, whole genome shotgun sequence:
- the DKKL1 gene encoding dickkopf-like protein 1 isoform X3, translating into MWHPLVLLLLLPSASVPPSTAAPIRDGDAQESSSGFLGLQSLLQAFTRLFLKPQDDLMRSMDSFFSAPMDFRGLPRNYHQEENQKHRLGNKTLSSHLQIDKVPKIEEKEALVPVPKAMDSFHPEPHPRMVFWIMKLPRRRSHQDAQESDHWLSEKQHRLQAIRDGLREGTREDVLEQGTQSSSHARLPARKTHFLYILRPSQQL; encoded by the exons ATGTGGCACCCGCTAGTCCTGTTGTTGCTGCTCCCCTCTGCCTCGGTGCCCCCCTCCACTGCAGCCCCGATCCGCGATGGTGACGCCCAGGAGAGCTCCTCGGGTTTTCTAGGTCTCCAGAGTCTACTCCAAGCCTTCACCCGGCTTTTCCTGAAA ccccaggatgACCTGATGCGGAGCATGGACAGCTTCTTCTCTGCTCCTATGGACTTCCGGGGCCTCCCTAGGAACTACCACCAAGAAGAGAACCAGAAGCACAGGCTGGGAAACAAAACTCTCTCCAGCCACCTCCAGATTGACAAG GTACCCAAGATAGAGGAGAAGGAGGCCCTGGTGCCTGTCCCAAAGGCCATGGACAGCTTCCACCCGGAACCCCACCCCCGAATGGTCTTCTGGATCATGAAGCTGCCACGGCGGAGGTCCCACCAGGATGCCCAGGAGAGCGACCACTGGCTCAGTGAGAAGCAACACCGCCTGCAGGCCATCCGGGATGGGCTCCGAGAGGGGACCCGTGAGGACGTCCTCGAACAGGGGACCCAGAGCTCCTCTCATGCCAGGCTGCCTGCCCGCAAGACCCACTTCCTGTATATCCTCAGGCCCTCCCAGCAGTTATAG
- the DKKL1 gene encoding dickkopf-like protein 1 isoform X2, with protein MWHPLVLLLLLPSASVPPSTAAPIRDGDAQESSSGFLGLQSLLQAFTRLFLKPQDDLMRSMDSFFSAPMDFRGLPRNYHQEENQKHRLGNKTLSSHLQIDKVTNNNTGEVLISEKVVASIEPGEGSLQGDWKVPKIEEKEALVPVPKAMDSFHPEPHPRMVFWIMKLPRRRSHQDAQESDHWLSEKQHRLQAIRDGLREGTREDVLEQGTQSSSHARLPARKTHFLYILRPSQQL; from the exons ATGTGGCACCCGCTAGTCCTGTTGTTGCTGCTCCCCTCTGCCTCGGTGCCCCCCTCCACTGCAGCCCCGATCCGCGATGGTGACGCCCAGGAGAGCTCCTCGGGTTTTCTAGGTCTCCAGAGTCTACTCCAAGCCTTCACCCGGCTTTTCCTGAAA ccccaggatgACCTGATGCGGAGCATGGACAGCTTCTTCTCTGCTCCTATGGACTTCCGGGGCCTCCCTAGGAACTACCACCAAGAAGAGAACCAGAAGCACAGGCTGGGAAACAAAACTCTCTCCAGCCACCTCCAGATTGACAAG GTGACCAACAACAACACAGGAGAGGTGCTGATCTCTGAGAAGGTGGTGGCATCCATCGAGCCAGGAGAGGGGAGCTTACAGGGTGACTGGAAG GTACCCAAGATAGAGGAGAAGGAGGCCCTGGTGCCTGTCCCAAAGGCCATGGACAGCTTCCACCCGGAACCCCACCCCCGAATGGTCTTCTGGATCATGAAGCTGCCACGGCGGAGGTCCCACCAGGATGCCCAGGAGAGCGACCACTGGCTCAGTGAGAAGCAACACCGCCTGCAGGCCATCCGGGATGGGCTCCGAGAGGGGACCCGTGAGGACGTCCTCGAACAGGGGACCCAGAGCTCCTCTCATGCCAGGCTGCCTGCCCGCAAGACCCACTTCCTGTATATCCTCAGGCCCTCCCAGCAGTTATAG
- the DKKL1 gene encoding dickkopf-like protein 1 isoform X1: MRSMDSFFSAPMDFRGLPRNYHQEENQKHRLGNKTLSSHLQIDKVTNNNTGEVLISEKVVASIEPGEGSLQGDWKVPKIEEKEALVPVPKAMDSFHPEPHPRMVFWIMKLPRRRSHQDAQESDHWLSEKQHRLQAIRDGLREGTREDVLEQGTQSSSHARLPARKTHFLYILRPSQQL; this comes from the exons ATGCGGAGCATGGACAGCTTCTTCTCTGCTCCTATGGACTTCCGGGGCCTCCCTAGGAACTACCACCAAGAAGAGAACCAGAAGCACAGGCTGGGAAACAAAACTCTCTCCAGCCACCTCCAGATTGACAAG GTGACCAACAACAACACAGGAGAGGTGCTGATCTCTGAGAAGGTGGTGGCATCCATCGAGCCAGGAGAGGGGAGCTTACAGGGTGACTGGAAG GTACCCAAGATAGAGGAGAAGGAGGCCCTGGTGCCTGTCCCAAAGGCCATGGACAGCTTCCACCCGGAACCCCACCCCCGAATGGTCTTCTGGATCATGAAGCTGCCACGGCGGAGGTCCCACCAGGATGCCCAGGAGAGCGACCACTGGCTCAGTGAGAAGCAACACCGCCTGCAGGCCATCCGGGATGGGCTCCGAGAGGGGACCCGTGAGGACGTCCTCGAACAGGGGACCCAGAGCTCCTCTCATGCCAGGCTGCCTGCCCGCAAGACCCACTTCCTGTATATCCTCAGGCCCTCCCAGCAGTTATAG